The following proteins are encoded in a genomic region of Sorangiineae bacterium MSr12523:
- a CDS encoding Ig-like domain-containing protein, with protein MSARAPIRVTFSEAVKFGTKPVTLSANGVEIPIACTLSADAKVMSISPTSEIPLPTKLSVDFGDISDLRGNALIRPTWSWSVPQWLQFGNSFPSQGGDNIRLSAGPSEQVNVTVLYSNDNGPLPSQVFSIGQPSGSWQRLPGSPGRTTHTPAVVVDKDGALVVATVDESTWNLVVQRYRSQEWEQIGGPFPVAATEGFSLAVDAGGILFLAYDAPTSSDGSNVVVKALARGETNNWTPLRASVNDISTTTSVRLESLALDSRGTPYVAYRVERTENGRTTLDGFVRSWSAGQWRAVGNALNASDEEVRSIKVTADATNTPFVAVQLDNIFLSRSQLLIRRFDGSAWTNCGPEIGERGKSLLFSPMRGGHLFAYIAVDDAFRTFDVTATGWTQQPSPSLMPDLGPEPSAAIDPAGIPIIGWNDTASNIHVVRLNR; from the coding sequence GTGTCCGCACGGGCTCCGATTCGTGTGACATTCTCCGAAGCGGTCAAATTTGGTACGAAGCCGGTCACACTGTCGGCAAATGGCGTGGAGATCCCGATCGCGTGCACGCTCTCGGCCGATGCAAAAGTGATGAGCATTTCGCCCACGTCCGAAATTCCGCTCCCCACCAAGCTGTCGGTAGACTTCGGCGATATCTCGGACTTGCGAGGCAATGCTCTGATTCGGCCGACGTGGAGTTGGAGCGTTCCTCAGTGGCTCCAATTCGGTAACTCGTTCCCGTCACAGGGTGGAGACAACATCAGACTGAGCGCAGGGCCGAGCGAGCAAGTCAACGTGACGGTACTCTACTCGAACGACAACGGACCCCTCCCATCGCAGGTATTCAGCATCGGCCAGCCCAGTGGATCATGGCAACGATTGCCCGGCTCGCCCGGCAGAACGACGCATACGCCTGCGGTCGTCGTCGATAAGGATGGCGCGCTCGTCGTTGCGACCGTCGACGAGAGTACATGGAATCTGGTTGTGCAACGATATCGTTCGCAGGAATGGGAGCAGATTGGCGGACCATTCCCGGTTGCCGCGACCGAGGGGTTCTCCCTTGCTGTCGACGCAGGTGGGATTTTATTTCTCGCCTACGATGCGCCCACCAGCAGCGATGGCTCGAACGTCGTCGTGAAAGCCCTCGCCCGTGGAGAGACAAACAATTGGACGCCGCTCCGCGCAAGCGTCAACGACATCTCCACGACGACGAGCGTACGTCTGGAATCCCTAGCCCTGGACTCTCGAGGAACACCTTATGTGGCGTACCGCGTTGAGCGAACGGAAAACGGCCGAACGACACTGGATGGATTCGTTCGCAGCTGGTCTGCAGGTCAATGGCGAGCCGTCGGCAACGCCCTAAACGCATCCGACGAAGAAGTCAGGTCAATTAAGGTCACCGCGGACGCAACGAACACGCCGTTCGTAGCGGTCCAATTGGACAACATCTTCTTGTCGCGAAGCCAACTGCTCATCCGTCGGTTCGATGGATCCGCATGGACCAATTGTGGCCCCGAGATTGGCGAACGAGGCAAATCTCTCCTCTTCTCCCCCATGCGCGGCGGCCACCTGTTCGCCTATATCGCTGTCGACGACGCGTTCCGCACGTTCGACGTAACCGCCACGGGCTGGACACAGCAGCCCTCACCATCTTTGATGCCCGATTTAGGCCCTGAGCCGAGCGCCGCCATTGATCCTGCTGGGATCCCAATCATTGGCTGGAATGACACCGCTTCGAACATACATGTCGTGCGATTGAATCGGTAA
- a CDS encoding Ig-like domain-containing protein has product MRTLVAATPLVCTMLVLSCDSDDYSPGSLPDGGPDTGVIPDPDTILPRVLSLSPSDGEINVSVRTPIQVVFSEAVKLGTTPLTLLANGIPVATSISLSADGTTLTVTPTANIPLPTNMSVNFKDITDLRGNALIRPPWSWTSPLWLPIGTPLDTGGFKLPVIAAGPGEVVTVLSVKNNDSAGYLDLVRNQIAGPTSTWMGRGSLGPTEAGRGAAVVDKDGAFVNAYLAKGNHIAVMRDGVRYPNVPDFPIASTGGVALAVDEHGILFLACDIVWPDGSRHVAATALSRGSEDWTSLGAATVLENDVHLSSLTLDQKGTPYLAYLDSSNNARVRVWRNGSWLPLGSPLNIESEQVTDLAIALDSSANVYALVSFADRFLPRYRVQILRFDGTSWIACGPEISEDKLDGVIFFARMGNDHIFAYFGTSPNVEVLDVTRNGWTRIPPPAMARLSARLSGGMGAIDPEGVPVIAWEHSTSGELQVVRLNR; this is encoded by the coding sequence ATGAGAACGCTGGTTGCTGCAACTCCTCTTGTATGCACCATGCTTGTTCTTTCGTGCGACTCCGACGACTACTCCCCCGGGTCACTCCCAGACGGCGGCCCGGATACGGGTGTGATTCCAGACCCAGATACGATCTTACCGCGCGTGCTGTCTCTGTCTCCTTCTGACGGCGAAATCAATGTATCGGTGCGAACACCGATCCAAGTCGTATTCTCGGAAGCCGTAAAGCTTGGCACGACTCCTCTCACGCTATTGGCGAATGGCATTCCAGTCGCGACATCCATCTCCCTCTCGGCTGACGGCACGACCCTAACCGTCACGCCGACGGCAAATATTCCTCTTCCGACAAATATGTCGGTCAACTTCAAGGACATCACCGATCTTCGAGGCAATGCGTTGATCCGCCCTCCTTGGAGCTGGACGTCTCCGCTCTGGCTACCCATAGGAACGCCCCTCGATACGGGTGGTTTCAAGCTACCCGTCATCGCGGCGGGACCAGGCGAAGTCGTGACCGTCCTGTCCGTGAAAAACAACGATAGCGCAGGCTACCTCGACCTCGTTCGGAATCAGATCGCGGGGCCGACGAGCACGTGGATGGGACGAGGTTCGCTGGGCCCGACGGAAGCCGGGCGCGGAGCCGCGGTGGTGGACAAGGATGGCGCCTTCGTGAATGCATACTTGGCCAAAGGGAACCACATCGCCGTCATGCGAGACGGTGTTAGGTATCCCAATGTCCCCGACTTTCCAATAGCCAGCACCGGCGGTGTTGCGCTCGCCGTAGACGAACATGGAATCCTCTTTCTCGCGTGCGACATCGTGTGGCCGGACGGAAGCCGACATGTGGCTGCCACGGCCCTTTCACGTGGGTCCGAAGATTGGACTTCGCTTGGCGCGGCGACTGTGCTCGAGAACGACGTGCATTTGAGCAGTCTTACTCTCGACCAAAAAGGCACGCCGTACCTCGCATATTTGGATTCGTCCAACAATGCGAGGGTCCGCGTTTGGAGAAATGGATCGTGGTTGCCCCTCGGCTCTCCGTTGAACATTGAGAGCGAACAAGTCACCGATCTGGCCATTGCACTGGACAGCTCGGCAAACGTGTATGCATTGGTGAGTTTCGCCGATCGCTTCCTACCGCGCTATCGTGTTCAAATCCTTCGATTCGACGGTACCTCCTGGATCGCCTGCGGCCCGGAAATCTCGGAAGACAAACTGGATGGAGTCATCTTTTTCGCACGTATGGGAAACGATCATATCTTTGCGTACTTCGGCACATCTCCAAACGTGGAAGTTCTCGACGTAACACGCAATGGCTGGACAAGAATACCACCGCCCGCAATGGCTCGCCTGAGCGCGAGATTGTCAGGTGGCATGGGCGCAATCGACCCCGAAGGGGTCCCCGTGATTGCCTGGGAACACTCGACATCGGGCGAACTGCAAGTTGTACGACTGAACCGATAA
- a CDS encoding glutaredoxin, whose product MSAFHTDVIREVEHAVAAAPVVVVGMAQNPHVKNVRKALTAAGIAFTYLEYGSYFSGWKKRLAIKLWSGWPTFPQVFLRGVLVGGEDLTVAAIGDGAFRNLGQLPAASELEKAL is encoded by the coding sequence ATGTCCGCGTTTCATACGGACGTCATCCGTGAGGTCGAGCACGCGGTGGCCGCCGCGCCGGTCGTCGTGGTGGGCATGGCGCAGAACCCTCACGTCAAGAACGTCCGAAAAGCGCTCACGGCCGCGGGTATCGCCTTCACCTATCTCGAATACGGCAGCTATTTCTCGGGATGGAAGAAGCGGCTCGCCATCAAACTCTGGAGCGGCTGGCCAACGTTTCCCCAAGTCTTCCTGCGCGGCGTGCTCGTGGGCGGCGAAGACCTCACGGTCGCCGCCATAGGTGACGGTGCTTTTCGCAACTTGGGACAATTGCCGGCCGCGAGCGAGTTGGAAAAGGCGCTCTGA
- a CDS encoding DUF4352 domain-containing protein yields MIPRLLVAAELLLFAASGSFLTACGSVVLDQRIEAKANDWAFTVKSVRDGPNSYVSTRGPGPAERWVPPGHHRFLIFTVSLRNDARARRSFHYEDCDLDDPGHDKVFLPVIVDRNVLVNLPILDKSDDVDSGESVSRMLYYAYPEDRYPTRLDCGGKLVLPLPFEGGR; encoded by the coding sequence ATGATCCCACGCCTTCTCGTTGCGGCTGAGCTTTTACTTTTTGCGGCCTCAGGGTCATTCCTGACCGCATGCGGCTCGGTCGTTCTCGACCAGCGCATCGAGGCGAAAGCAAACGATTGGGCCTTCACGGTGAAGTCCGTCCGCGATGGTCCGAACAGTTACGTCTCGACGCGTGGGCCGGGGCCCGCGGAGCGCTGGGTCCCGCCGGGCCACCACCGGTTCCTCATCTTCACCGTCTCGCTACGCAATGATGCGCGTGCGCGCCGGTCCTTCCACTACGAGGATTGCGATCTCGACGATCCGGGTCACGACAAAGTGTTCTTGCCTGTCATCGTCGACCGAAATGTGCTCGTCAATCTTCCCATTCTCGACAAATCGGATGACGTCGATTCGGGTGAATCGGTGTCGCGCATGTTGTATTATGCATATCCGGAAGACCGATATCCAACCCGGTTGGACTGTGGTGGAAAGTTGGTATTGCCGCTTCCATTCGAGGGGGGTCGATGA
- a CDS encoding RNA polymerase sigma factor, whose translation MSRSVAPSFRSLYDNEVHFIHRNLRRLGVREEDVEDRAQEVFVVAHRRFAEFVDHGYGARSWLFQIALRVAADARRHRRRHPEDADGGEAMALLTVSAEQTGAVTRRERLARLDVALSTIPLERRAVLVLYEIEEQPVSEIARTFEISESLVYNRLRTARGELERALKRSEPPRG comes from the coding sequence TTGTCTCGTTCCGTCGCACCCAGCTTTCGCAGTCTCTATGACAACGAGGTCCACTTCATTCACCGCAACTTGCGCCGCCTTGGCGTGCGCGAGGAAGACGTCGAGGACAGGGCCCAGGAGGTCTTCGTCGTCGCCCACCGCCGTTTTGCCGAGTTCGTCGATCATGGCTACGGCGCGCGTTCTTGGCTCTTTCAAATCGCGCTCCGGGTAGCCGCCGACGCGCGGCGCCATCGGCGGCGTCATCCCGAAGATGCAGACGGCGGAGAAGCCATGGCGCTTCTCACGGTCAGCGCGGAGCAAACGGGGGCCGTTACGCGCCGCGAGCGTCTCGCACGGCTCGATGTCGCGCTCTCGACCATCCCGCTGGAGCGCCGCGCGGTGCTCGTTCTGTACGAGATCGAAGAGCAGCCCGTCTCCGAGATCGCGCGCACGTTCGAAATTTCGGAGAGCCTCGTTTACAATCGCCTCCGCACGGCCCGCGGCGAGCTGGAACGCGCCTTGAAACGCAGCGAACCGCCACGCGGTTGA